In Pseudomonas alcaliphila JAB1, a single window of DNA contains:
- a CDS encoding 2-hydroxymuconic semialdehyde dehydrogenase, which translates to MKEIKHFINGAFVDSASGRTFEDINPVNGQVIGRVHEAGRAEVDAAVRAARAALKGPWGKMTVAERAEILHRVADGVTARFDEFLEAECLDTGKPKSLASHIDIPRGAANFKVFADLIKNVPTEAFEMATPDGAGALNYGVRRPKGVIGVISPWNLPLLLMTWKVGPALACGNCVVVKPSEETPLTATLLGEVMQAAGVPAGVYNVVHGFGGDSAGAFLTEHPDVDAYTFTGETGTGETIMRAAAKGVRQVSLELGGKNAGIVFADCDMDKAIEGTLRSAFANCGQVCLGTERVYVERPIFDAFVARLKAGAEALKIGEPNDPEANFGPLISHKHREKVLSYYQQAVDDGATVVTGGGVPEMPAHLAGGAWVQPTIWTGLTDDSAVVTEEIFGPCCHIRPFDSEEEAIELANSLPYGLASAIWTENASRAHRVAGQIEAGIVWVNSWFLRDLRTAFGGSKQSGIGREGGVHSLEFYTELKNICVKL; encoded by the coding sequence ATGAAAGAGATCAAGCATTTCATTAACGGTGCCTTCGTCGATTCGGCCAGCGGCCGCACCTTCGAGGACATCAACCCGGTCAATGGCCAGGTGATCGGCCGCGTGCACGAGGCCGGCCGCGCCGAGGTCGACGCCGCGGTCAGGGCGGCACGCGCTGCGCTGAAGGGACCATGGGGGAAGATGACGGTGGCCGAGCGCGCTGAGATTCTGCATCGCGTGGCCGATGGCGTCACGGCGCGCTTCGATGAGTTTCTCGAGGCCGAATGCCTGGACACCGGCAAGCCCAAATCCCTGGCCAGCCACATCGACATTCCGCGCGGCGCGGCCAATTTCAAGGTGTTCGCCGACCTGATCAAGAACGTGCCGACCGAAGCCTTCGAGATGGCCACCCCGGACGGCGCCGGTGCACTCAACTACGGCGTGCGCCGGCCCAAGGGGGTGATCGGGGTGATCAGCCCGTGGAACCTGCCGCTGCTGCTGATGACCTGGAAAGTCGGCCCGGCCCTGGCCTGCGGCAACTGCGTGGTGGTCAAACCATCCGAGGAAACCCCGCTGACCGCCACCCTGCTCGGCGAGGTGATGCAGGCCGCCGGTGTGCCGGCCGGCGTGTACAACGTGGTGCACGGTTTCGGCGGCGATTCGGCCGGGGCCTTCCTCACCGAGCACCCGGACGTCGACGCCTACACCTTCACCGGCGAGACCGGCACCGGCGAAACCATCATGCGCGCCGCGGCCAAGGGCGTGCGCCAGGTGTCGCTGGAGCTGGGCGGCAAGAACGCCGGCATCGTCTTCGCCGACTGCGATATGGACAAGGCCATCGAGGGCACCCTGCGCTCGGCCTTCGCCAACTGCGGCCAAGTCTGCCTGGGCACCGAGCGGGTGTATGTCGAGCGGCCGATCTTCGACGCGTTCGTCGCCCGCCTGAAGGCCGGCGCCGAAGCGTTGAAGATCGGCGAACCGAACGATCCAGAGGCCAATTTCGGCCCGCTGATCAGCCACAAGCACCGTGAAAAAGTCCTCAGTTACTACCAGCAGGCAGTCGACGACGGCGCCACCGTTGTCACCGGCGGCGGCGTGCCGGAGATGCCGGCGCACCTGGCCGGCGGCGCCTGGGTGCAGCCGACCATCTGGACCGGCCTGACCGACGATTCGGCGGTGGTCACCGAGGAAATCTTCGGCCCCTGCTGCCATATCCGCCCGTTCGACAGCGAGGAGGAAGCCATTGAACTGGCCAACAGCCTGCCTTACGGCCTGGCCTCGGCGATCTGGACCGAGAACGCTTCGCGCGCCCACCGCGTCGCCGGGCAGATCGAGGCCGGCATCGTCTGGGTCAACAGCTGGTTCCTGCGCGACCTGCGCACCGCCTTCGGCGGCAGCAAGCAGTCGGGCATCGGGCGCGAAGGGGGTGTGCACTCGCTGGAATTCTACACCGAGCTGAAAAACATCTGTGTGAAACTCTGA